From a single Vitis vinifera cultivar Pinot Noir 40024 chromosome 18, ASM3070453v1 genomic region:
- the LOC100267672 gene encoding G2/mitotic-specific cyclin-2 isoform X1 produces the protein MVGTDENNPGVGVIGPANNQGGLRAGVGKFTTGIGHNRRALSSIDRNIIGVPPYPCAVNKRALSEKEAACDKKHPPIPMHRPITRKFAAQMASNKQQRAAIPEESRKLVLQSAPSELKDCVFVDAEDCKGTSDLPVPMSVQHTEAMLEEIDRMEEEIEMEDLVKEPVMDIDGSDNKNSLAVVEYIDEIYAYYRKTESSSCVSPDYMSQQFDINDRMRGILIDWLIEVHYKFELMDETLYLTVNLIDRFLALQPVVRKKLQLVGVTAMLLACKYEEVTVPIVEDLILISDKAYSRKEVLDMEKLMVNTLQFNMSVPTPYVFMRRFLKAAQSDKKLELLSFFIIELCLVEYEMLKFSPSLLAAAAIFTAQCTLNGSKHWSRTCEWYTRYTEEQLLECSRLMVSFHQQAGTGKLTGVHRKYSTSKFGHTAKSEPAHFLVEERPS, from the exons ATGGTCGGAACAGATGAGAATAACCCAGGTGTGGGTGTGATCGGACCAGCAAATAATCAAG GAGGTTTACGTGCCGGAGTTGGGAAATTCACCACTGGGATCGGGCACAACCGAAGAGCTTTGAGCAGCATTGACCGGAATATAATCGGAGTTCCTCCTTACCCTTGTGCAGTAAACAAAAGGGCTTTGTCTGA AAAAGAAGCAGCCTGTGATAAGAAACACCCACCAATTCCGATGCATCGACCCATTACTAG GAAGTTCGCTGCACAAATGGCTAGCAACAAGCAGCAGCGAGCAGCTATACCTGAG GAATCAAGGAAATTGGTCCTACAGTCAGCACCTAGTGAATTAAAGGATTGTGTCTTTGTTGATGCGGAAGACTGCAAGGGTACCAGTGACTTACCTGTGCCAATGTCTGTGCAACACACTGAGGCAATGCTAGAGGAAATTGATAGGATGGAGGAGGAGATCGAGATGGAAGATTTGGTGAAAGAGCCTGTGATGGACATAGACGGCTCCGATAACAAGAATTCACTTGCAGTTGTTGAGTACATTGATGAAATATATGCATACTATAGGAAAACAGAG AGTTCTAGCTGTGTCTCACCAGATTATATGTCACAGCAATTTGACATTAATGACAGGATGAGAGGCATCCTTATTGATTGGCTGATTGAG GTGCATTACAAGTTTGAACTGATGGATGAGACATTATATCTTACTGTCAATCTTATTGATAGATTTCTGGCGCTCCAACCAGTGGTGAGGAAGAAGCTCCAGCTGGTTGGTGTCACAGCCATGCTTCTTGCCTGCAAGTATGAGGAAGTGACTGTTCCAATTGTGGAGGATCTCATCTTGATCTCAGACAAGGCTTACAGTAGAAAGGAAGTTCTTGACATG GAGAAATTAATGGTCAATACGTTACAATTTAACATGTCTGTCCCCACGCCATATGTGTTTATGAGAAGGTTTCTGAAAGCTGCCCAATCTGACAAGAAGCTTGAGCTTCTGTCGTTTTTCATAATTGAACTATGCCTGGTGGAGTatgaaatgctcaagttttcaCCTTCTTTGTTAGCGGCTGCAGCAATCTTCACTGCTCAATGTACTCTTAACGGGTCTAAGCATTGGAGCAGGACTTGTGAATGGTACACTAGATACACAGAAGAGCAGCTCTT GGAATGCTCAAGGTTAATGGTTTCTTTCCATCAGCAGGCTGGAACGGGGAAACTCACAGGGGTTCACCGAAAATATAGCACATCCAAGTTTGGACATACTGCAAAATCTGAACCGGCTCACTTTCTTGTAGAGGAGCGACCAAGCTAA
- the LOC100267672 gene encoding G2/mitotic-specific cyclin-2 isoform X2: protein MVGTDENNPGVGVIGPANNQGLRAGVGKFTTGIGHNRRALSSIDRNIIGVPPYPCAVNKRALSEKEAACDKKHPPIPMHRPITRKFAAQMASNKQQRAAIPEESRKLVLQSAPSELKDCVFVDAEDCKGTSDLPVPMSVQHTEAMLEEIDRMEEEIEMEDLVKEPVMDIDGSDNKNSLAVVEYIDEIYAYYRKTESSSCVSPDYMSQQFDINDRMRGILIDWLIEVHYKFELMDETLYLTVNLIDRFLALQPVVRKKLQLVGVTAMLLACKYEEVTVPIVEDLILISDKAYSRKEVLDMEKLMVNTLQFNMSVPTPYVFMRRFLKAAQSDKKLELLSFFIIELCLVEYEMLKFSPSLLAAAAIFTAQCTLNGSKHWSRTCEWYTRYTEEQLLECSRLMVSFHQQAGTGKLTGVHRKYSTSKFGHTAKSEPAHFLVEERPS, encoded by the exons ATGGTCGGAACAGATGAGAATAACCCAGGTGTGGGTGTGATCGGACCAGCAAATAATCAAG GTTTACGTGCCGGAGTTGGGAAATTCACCACTGGGATCGGGCACAACCGAAGAGCTTTGAGCAGCATTGACCGGAATATAATCGGAGTTCCTCCTTACCCTTGTGCAGTAAACAAAAGGGCTTTGTCTGA AAAAGAAGCAGCCTGTGATAAGAAACACCCACCAATTCCGATGCATCGACCCATTACTAG GAAGTTCGCTGCACAAATGGCTAGCAACAAGCAGCAGCGAGCAGCTATACCTGAG GAATCAAGGAAATTGGTCCTACAGTCAGCACCTAGTGAATTAAAGGATTGTGTCTTTGTTGATGCGGAAGACTGCAAGGGTACCAGTGACTTACCTGTGCCAATGTCTGTGCAACACACTGAGGCAATGCTAGAGGAAATTGATAGGATGGAGGAGGAGATCGAGATGGAAGATTTGGTGAAAGAGCCTGTGATGGACATAGACGGCTCCGATAACAAGAATTCACTTGCAGTTGTTGAGTACATTGATGAAATATATGCATACTATAGGAAAACAGAG AGTTCTAGCTGTGTCTCACCAGATTATATGTCACAGCAATTTGACATTAATGACAGGATGAGAGGCATCCTTATTGATTGGCTGATTGAG GTGCATTACAAGTTTGAACTGATGGATGAGACATTATATCTTACTGTCAATCTTATTGATAGATTTCTGGCGCTCCAACCAGTGGTGAGGAAGAAGCTCCAGCTGGTTGGTGTCACAGCCATGCTTCTTGCCTGCAAGTATGAGGAAGTGACTGTTCCAATTGTGGAGGATCTCATCTTGATCTCAGACAAGGCTTACAGTAGAAAGGAAGTTCTTGACATG GAGAAATTAATGGTCAATACGTTACAATTTAACATGTCTGTCCCCACGCCATATGTGTTTATGAGAAGGTTTCTGAAAGCTGCCCAATCTGACAAGAAGCTTGAGCTTCTGTCGTTTTTCATAATTGAACTATGCCTGGTGGAGTatgaaatgctcaagttttcaCCTTCTTTGTTAGCGGCTGCAGCAATCTTCACTGCTCAATGTACTCTTAACGGGTCTAAGCATTGGAGCAGGACTTGTGAATGGTACACTAGATACACAGAAGAGCAGCTCTT GGAATGCTCAAGGTTAATGGTTTCTTTCCATCAGCAGGCTGGAACGGGGAAACTCACAGGGGTTCACCGAAAATATAGCACATCCAAGTTTGGACATACTGCAAAATCTGAACCGGCTCACTTTCTTGTAGAGGAGCGACCAAGCTAA
- the LOC100267672 gene encoding G2/mitotic-specific cyclin-2 isoform X3: MVGTDENNPGVGVIGPANNQGGLRAGVGKFTTGIGHNRRALSSIDRNIIGVPPYPCAVNKRALSEKFAAQMASNKQQRAAIPEESRKLVLQSAPSELKDCVFVDAEDCKGTSDLPVPMSVQHTEAMLEEIDRMEEEIEMEDLVKEPVMDIDGSDNKNSLAVVEYIDEIYAYYRKTESSSCVSPDYMSQQFDINDRMRGILIDWLIEVHYKFELMDETLYLTVNLIDRFLALQPVVRKKLQLVGVTAMLLACKYEEVTVPIVEDLILISDKAYSRKEVLDMEKLMVNTLQFNMSVPTPYVFMRRFLKAAQSDKKLELLSFFIIELCLVEYEMLKFSPSLLAAAAIFTAQCTLNGSKHWSRTCEWYTRYTEEQLLECSRLMVSFHQQAGTGKLTGVHRKYSTSKFGHTAKSEPAHFLVEERPS; this comes from the exons ATGGTCGGAACAGATGAGAATAACCCAGGTGTGGGTGTGATCGGACCAGCAAATAATCAAG GAGGTTTACGTGCCGGAGTTGGGAAATTCACCACTGGGATCGGGCACAACCGAAGAGCTTTGAGCAGCATTGACCGGAATATAATCGGAGTTCCTCCTTACCCTTGTGCAGTAAACAAAAGGGCTTTGTCTGA GAAGTTCGCTGCACAAATGGCTAGCAACAAGCAGCAGCGAGCAGCTATACCTGAG GAATCAAGGAAATTGGTCCTACAGTCAGCACCTAGTGAATTAAAGGATTGTGTCTTTGTTGATGCGGAAGACTGCAAGGGTACCAGTGACTTACCTGTGCCAATGTCTGTGCAACACACTGAGGCAATGCTAGAGGAAATTGATAGGATGGAGGAGGAGATCGAGATGGAAGATTTGGTGAAAGAGCCTGTGATGGACATAGACGGCTCCGATAACAAGAATTCACTTGCAGTTGTTGAGTACATTGATGAAATATATGCATACTATAGGAAAACAGAG AGTTCTAGCTGTGTCTCACCAGATTATATGTCACAGCAATTTGACATTAATGACAGGATGAGAGGCATCCTTATTGATTGGCTGATTGAG GTGCATTACAAGTTTGAACTGATGGATGAGACATTATATCTTACTGTCAATCTTATTGATAGATTTCTGGCGCTCCAACCAGTGGTGAGGAAGAAGCTCCAGCTGGTTGGTGTCACAGCCATGCTTCTTGCCTGCAAGTATGAGGAAGTGACTGTTCCAATTGTGGAGGATCTCATCTTGATCTCAGACAAGGCTTACAGTAGAAAGGAAGTTCTTGACATG GAGAAATTAATGGTCAATACGTTACAATTTAACATGTCTGTCCCCACGCCATATGTGTTTATGAGAAGGTTTCTGAAAGCTGCCCAATCTGACAAGAAGCTTGAGCTTCTGTCGTTTTTCATAATTGAACTATGCCTGGTGGAGTatgaaatgctcaagttttcaCCTTCTTTGTTAGCGGCTGCAGCAATCTTCACTGCTCAATGTACTCTTAACGGGTCTAAGCATTGGAGCAGGACTTGTGAATGGTACACTAGATACACAGAAGAGCAGCTCTT GGAATGCTCAAGGTTAATGGTTTCTTTCCATCAGCAGGCTGGAACGGGGAAACTCACAGGGGTTCACCGAAAATATAGCACATCCAAGTTTGGACATACTGCAAAATCTGAACCGGCTCACTTTCTTGTAGAGGAGCGACCAAGCTAA
- the LOC100245355 gene encoding U-box domain-containing protein 15 yields MVMDGEVEEGGGGQVVETGEEETAPNASNTQGCTCEVQELMVVIGSIVAIGDYRRTQKKECQNLVRRLKLLLPLLEDVKDLHGQVPEKSLNPFWNLKKALLRVKKLLITCSEGSKIYLALENEAVMARFHRANEKLSQALEDLPYEELGVSEEVKEELDLVRMHLKRSKRRTDTQDIELAMDMMVVFSKDDERNADSAIIVRLAKKLELLTVEDLNAETIAVRKLVKERGGQNAESTQHVIELLNKFRQSGGLEEINVLDDPIVPKTLEKSPSLAIPHEFLCPITLEIMTDPVFVATGQTYERESIQKWLDSNHKTCPKTMQPLVHSSLVPNYALRNLILQWCENNNFQIPKKDASSSTEGSSEQKESVLSVVQNLSSNQLEVQRKAAKKIRMLSKENPVNRVLIAQSGGIPPLVQLLSYPDSKIQEHTVTALLNLSIDEANKKLIAIEGAIPAIIDVLRKGSVEAKGNSAAALFSLSIDDDIKAAIGLSNGIPPLVDLLQHGTIRGKRDAATALFNLSLNKANKTRAIEAGVIPPLLQLIKSPNSGMIDEALSILFLLASHPDGRQEIGQLSVIETLVEFIRDGTTKNKECATSVLLELGSSNSSFILAALQYGVLEHLIEITKSGNSRAQRKANSLLQLMSRCEQIP; encoded by the exons ATGGTGATGGATGGCGAGGTCGAAGAAGGCGGAGGAGGACAAGTGGTGGAGACTGGGGAGGAGGAGACTGCTCCCAATGCGTCCAACACTCAAGGGTGCACCTGTGAGGTTCAAGAACTGATGGTCGTGATTGGGTCCATTGTAGCCATTGGAGATTATAGGAGGACGCAGAAGAAGGAGTGCCAAAACCTAGTAAGGCGGTTGAAGTTATTGTTGCCGCTTTTAGAAGATGTAAAGGACCTCCATGGCCAAGTTCCCGAGAAGTCTTTAAATCCATTCTGGAATTTGAAGAAGGCGCTTCTACGTGTCAAGAAACTCTTGATAACTTGCAGTGAGGGAAGCAAGATTTATCTG GCACTTGAGAATGAAGCAGTCATGGCTAGATTTCATCGTGCCAATGAAAAATTAAGTCAAGCTTTGGAAGATTTGCCTTATGAAGAGCTTGGAGTCTCAGAGGAAGTAAAAGAAGAG cTTGATTTAGTGCGCATGCACCTCAAACGATCCAAGAGGCGAACAGACACTCAGGATATTGAACTTGCAATGGATATGATGGTGGTATTCTCAAAAGACGATGAACGGAATGCGGATAGTGCAATAATAGTGAGGCTGGCAAAGAAGCTGGAACTGCTTACAGTTGAGGACTTGAATGCAGAAACAATAGCTGTAAGAAAACTTGTGAAAGAAAGAGGAGGACAAAATGCAGAGAGTACCCAGCATGTGATTGAACTTCTGAATAAATTCAGACAAAGTGGAGGGCTTGAAGAGATCAATGTGCTTGATGATCCCATTGTGCCCAAAACTCTTGAGAAATCCCCATCTTTGGCTATCCCTCATGAGTTCCTCTGCCCAATCACATTAGAAATAATGACTGATCCTGTTTTTGTAGCAACTGGACAG ACATATGAAAGAGAAAGCATACAGAAGTGGTTGGACTCCAACCATAAAACCTGTCCAAAGACAATGCAACCTTTGGTTCACTCCTCGCTTGTGCCAAACTATGCCCTCAGAAACCTGATCCTTCAGTGGTGTGagaacaataattttcaaattcccaAAAAGGATGCTTCTTCAAGCACTGAGGGCTCCTCTGAGCAGAAAGAGTCTGTCTTGTCTGTGGTTCAAAACCTATCCTCTAATCAATTGGAAGTGCAGAGAAAAGCAGCGAAGAAGATCCGAATGCTCTCGAAAGAGAATCCAGTGAACCGAGTTCTGATTGCCCAGAGTGGAGGAATCCCACCATTAGTGCAACTCCTGTCCTATCCAGATTCCAAGATTCAAGAGCACACTGTAACAGCTCTGTTGAACTTGTCAATTGATGAGGCCAACAAGAAACTCATTGCTATAGAAGGAGCCATTCCAGCTATAATAGATGTCCTACGGAAAGGAAGCGTTGAGGCTAAAGGGAACTCTGCAGCGGCATTATTCAGTTTGTCGATAGATGATGATATTAAAGCAGCAATCGGGCTCTCTAATGGCATCCCGCCGTTGGTGGATTTGTTGCAGCATGGGACAATCAGAGGCAAAAGGGATGCTGCCACAGCACTCTTTAACCTCTCTCTCAACAAGGCAAATAAGACCAGGGCCATTGAGGCTGGTGTTATTCCACCTTTACTCCAGTTAATTAAGAGCCCAAACTCGGGCATGATTGACGAGGCCCTCTCTATCTTGTTCCTCCTGGCATCACATCCGGACGGGCGGCAAGAGATTGGACAGCTCTCAGTCATTGAAACTCTTGTTGAGTTTATCAGAGATGGGACCACCAAGAACAAAGAATGCGCCACATCGGTTCTTCTTGAGCTGGGGTCTAGCAATTCCTCTTTCATTTTGGCTGCACTTCAGTATGGTGTGTTAGAGCATTTGATTGAGATTACAAAGAGCGGAAACAGCAGAGCCCAAAGGAAAGCTAACTCACTTTTACAGCTCATGAGTCGGTGCGAACAAATTCCTTGA